Genomic segment of Arachnia propionica:
GGCCGGCTCATGGTTCTAGGCTTGACCGGTGACCAATCTGGGTGATGTAGGAGGCTGGTTCCGCACCGCGACCGGTGTAGCCACCCCCGCCTGGGGACCCGGGGATGGCGGTTTCGGACGCGTCTCACCCGACGCCGACCTGACCGCGGCCCTCAACCTGTTCCGCGGCCGCCCCACCGTCGTGCTCACCGGCGCGGGCATGTCCACCGGCTCGGGCCTGCCCGACTACCGCGGCCGCGACGCTGTGCCGCGTTCCCCCATGACTTTCCAGGAGTTCACCGGCAGCGACCTCAGTCGTCGCCGCTACTGGGTGCGTTCGACGGTGGGTTGGAACTGGTTCGAGGCGGCCCGCCCCGGTCTCGCGCATCTGGCCCTCGCGGGGCTCGGCCGCCACACCCCACTGACCGGGGTCGTCACGCAAAACGTCGACGGGCTCCACCAGGCGGCGGGCTCCGAGCCGGTCGTCGATCTGCACGGCAACCTGGCCCGCGTCGTCTGTCTGGGCTGCGGACGGCTCTCCGGTCGCGCCGAGCTGCAGGTCCGGCTGCTGAAACTGAACCCGGAGGTCGCAGCCCGGCTCGGCGACCTGTCGGAGAGGGCCCGCACCGCCCCCGACGGCGACGCGGAGGTTGAGGGCATGACCGGGTTCACCTACCCAGCCTGCCCGGTCTGCGGCGGCATGCTCAAACCGGACGTCGTCTACTTCGGCGAGAACGCCCGCCGCGAGGTGGTGGAGGCCGCCAATGCCCTGTTCGACGCCGCCGAGGTACTCCTCGTGCTGGGTTCCACACTGACGGTGATGAGCGGGCTGCGGTTCGCTCGCCAGGCCGTGAAGCAAGGCAAGGACGTGATCATCGCGGGCGACGGCGTCACCCGGGCCGACGACCTGGCCACCCTGCGCATCCACGGCCGTCTGGAACACATCCTGCCCTTCTGGGCGGACGCACTCCGAGCCGGGTGAACCGGCCCACCCTTCACCGCGCAAGGCGTGTGTCCACCTCGGGGTTCTCCCGCTCAGCCAGCCACCTGAGGCTGCGGGGACGTGTCGGGGTCTGATGCCTCCAGGTATTGCAGCACGGCGATGACGCGACGGTTGTCGTCGCCGGATGGCGCCAGTTGGAGCTTGCCGAAGATGTTGTTCACGTTCTTGGCGACGGCCTTCTCGGTGACGAACATCGCTTTGGCGATCGCGGCGTTCGTCTTGCCCTGCGCCATGTGGGTCAGGGTCTCGATCTCCCTCGGGGTGAGTCGGTCGAGTGGGGGACGTCCCGTGCGGCGTCCGAGGATCCGGGCTACGACCTCCGGGTCGAGGCAGGTGCCCCCGGCCGCCACCTGCTGCACGGCGTCGAGGAACTGCTCACCGCCAAGCACGCGGTCCTTGAGGAGGTAGCCCACTCCGCCGCGCCTGTCCTCCATGAGTTCGCGGGCGTAGAGGGTTTCGACGTACTGCGAGAGCACCAGCACCGGCAGCCCGGGGCGTTTCTTGCGGGCCTCGATCGCGATTCGCAGTCCCTCGTCGGTGAACGTCGGGGGTAGTCGCACGTCCACGATGGCGACGTCCACGTCCTCGGTCAGCAGCGCCCTGCGCAGCTCGGAAGCGGTCTGCAGGACCGCGACAACCTCATTGCCCAGCGCCTGCAGCATCCGGCTGAGACCGTCGCGCAGCAGAAACTGGTCCTCGGCAATCAACACACGCACCACTCATCACCTCCGGGAAGGAGTCTGCCATCCCACACGAGGCTACGCGGGGCAGGGTGTTTCCCGAGGCCGGGTGTGCAGCCCAATCATCAGATGGTTTCGACACGGGCAGCTTCTCCGTCGCAGCCCGGTTCGGACCATTCTGAAAAGTGGTATTTTCACCACTGTTTTCCGGGCCGGACGCCAGCAGGATTGTGGGCATCAGAGAGTCAAGGAGATGACATGAACACCCACCTCAGCGCACCGGCCTCACGCAGATCGGTCATCGGTTCGAGCTTGCGAGCCCTCGGCCGGTGCCTTCTGCTGCTGACCCTGTGGCCGGTGTCGATCGCACTGTTCTTCGCGATCTGGATGGCCGCCGCCCTGATCCCACTCGGCATCGGAATCCTGCTGGTGCCCGTCGCGGTGAAGGCGCTGCGGTCACTGGCCGACTGGAAACGCCGCATGGCCTATCAGTGGTCGGGGATCCGGGTCGAGTCCCCGTACCTGCCGCTGCCACCGGCCGGGCCAGGTTTCAGGGGCCGGTTCGACGAGGCCGTGTGGCTGTTGAAGGACCCCGGAACCTGGCGCGACTTCGCCTGGCTGTTCATGGACCTGTACGTTTCCGTGGTGCTCGCGTGTCTCGGCATGGCCATTGTCATCAGCGGACTGTTGGGGTTGGCGCTCCCCATCATCTGGGAACCGTTCGTAAAGAACTGGCACAACGGTGGTCTCTACCTGTTCGTCCCCGTGAATGACGCCACCGCGCCCTTCATGCCCATTCCCGGCCTGCTGATCCTGCTCGCCGGGCTGCTCCTCGCGCCCTGGTGGGTGAAACTGCACAACCGTTTCGTCCGGTGGGCGCTGGGCCCTACCAAACGCACCCGGATGGCCGCTTTGTCGCAGACCCGGCGGGAGACCCGCGACTCCTCCGCGGCCGAGCTGCGCCGCATCGAACGCGACCTCCACGACGGCACCCAGGCTCGTTTGGTGGCAATGGGCATGACCATCAATACCGCTCAGGCGATGATGCGCAGCAACCCGGAGGCCGCCGAGGCGTTGCTGACCGAGGCCAAGAACGCCTCCGCCACGGCGCTTGGCGAGCTGCGTGACCTGGTGCGCGGAATCCATCCTCCGGTGCTGGCCGACCGTGGGTTGGGCGACGCCGTGAGGGCCTTGGCGGCGGACTGTGCGATACCCGCGGAGGTGAACGTCGAGATTCCCGAGCGGGTGGGCCCGGCGCTGGAGTCGGCTGCCTACTTCGCGGTCTCCGAACTGCTGGGCAACGTGGTGAAACACTCCGGCGCGAACCGGGTCGACATCGACCTGCGGATCGAGAACGGCGAACTGCGGATCAGCGTGACCGACGACGGCCGGGGCGGGGCCGATCCCCAGACCGGCACCGGTCTGCGCGGAATCGAACGACGCCTGGCGGCCTTCGACGGCGTCCTGGCGATCCAGAGCCCGATCGGCGGTCCGACGTCCGCGCACATCACACTCCCCGTCGAGTCCTGAACATCCCGGGCCCCTGCCCTGACCATCCCCGGTCTCCTGTCGTTATGTCATTCGGAAAGGTTTTGTACCGCACACGGCACAAAACCTTCCACGACGTGAGCAGAAGTCTTCTCACAGGAAAGAGAAACCCTATGTCAAAAATCCTCATGTCCCAACCCATCCGGTCGGTCTCCACGCCGGCCGAGAACACCGTCGACCGGTCGTGGAAACCGATCATCATCTACACGGCCCTGGCCTTCGGCCTGGGATGGATGATGTTCATCCCGGGGCTCCTGCTCAACGCCGGACCCACAACACTCATCGGCACAATCTTCTCCACCACCTTCATGTGGACCCCGGCGGTGGCAGCAGCAGCGGTGGTCCGCTTCATCGAGAAGAAGCCCCTGTTCTCCACCCTCAAGATCAGCCTGAAGGGAGTCTGGAGGAAAACCCTCCTCTGGTCACTGCTCTCCATCCCCATCGCCTTCATCCTGATCCTCGCCTCCCTCGGTTCCTCGGCCCTGCTGGGCACCTACCACTTCGACCTGACGAACCTCTCCGAATTCCAGGAGGTCCTGGAAACATCAGGGCAGACCGGACTCACCACTTCCCAGGTGTGGGACGCCTTCTGGCCGCGAATCGCAGGAGTCATCCCCATGCTGTTCCTGGCCGGCATGGTGGGAGCCCTGGGTGAGGAGATCGGCTGGCATGCCTGGCTCTACCCACGCCTGCGCGACCGCCTCGGCGTCACCGCCTCCCTCGCCCTGACCGCCATCATCTGGGGTCTGTGGCACGCCCCCGCCATCCTGCTCGGGCACAACTACCCCGACAACCCCCAGCTCGGCGTCTTCATGTTCATCATCACCTGCGCAGGCCTGACCATCCCCATCCAGCTCCTCATGAACTGGGGCGGCTCCGTCTGGGCAGCAGCATCCGCCCACGCCGCCATCAACGCCATAGCGCCAGCGCTGCTCATCTTCGCGCCTCTCAACGACGTCAACCACCCCTACGACCCCGTCGCCGCCGCATTCACCGGATGGGGAGGCTGGCCCGTCGTCGCGATCCTCTTCATCGCAGGCGCCATCATCCTCAAGCGGGACAACACTTCCCAACCCAGCACTCCCGCCGCTGGCTGAAGAATCACCCCACGGAATCGTTATGTCATTCGGAAAGGTTTTGTGCCGTGTACGGCACAAAACCTTTCACGATATGACCAAAAGTTTTCCACGTAACATAACGATGAGGCTTATTCACAGACGGTGTGCCGGTCGGAAAACTCCTGGTCAGCGCACACTTGGGGAGGGCCATGAATTAAGCCTCGATGGATCTGGCCGGCTCAGCCGGCGTGGGAAGACGGAGCGGTCAGGTCGGCGACCGTGGCGTCGAGGGCCGCGATCGCGTCGTCGGCCTGGAGTTTCACCCCCACCCCGTGGGCCCCGCCTCCCATGGAGATGGACCGGCCGACGATGGAGGAATCGGCGAACACCGGCCAGGGATGGGTGGCCCCGAAGGGTGTGATGGTGCCCCGTTCGTATCCGGTGACCTGTTTCGCCTCGGCGGCGTCGGGCATCGACAGGCGGGAGACCCCGAGCAGGGTTCGCAGCTTTGGCCAGGAGAACTCGCGGTCCCCCGGCACCAGGACGAAGACGTAGTCGCCGGCGCCGCGCCGCACGACGATGGTTTTCACGAGGTCACGCACCTCGATGCCACGCACCGCCGCCGCCTCCGCGACCGAACCGACGGGTCCGTGCCGCACCTCGGTGTGCTCCACCCCGAGTTCCCGGAGCCTCCTGAGCGCTGGGGTGTCATCCATGGGACGAGTCTACGGCGCTGCGGGCGAGGACTGGGCCCCGATTCCGTGGGATCGGGGCCCAGTCAGTGGTCCTCCGGGGTCAGGCGCCGGTCTTGGGCAGGCCCGGTTTGACCGGCCTCGGCGTGACGGTGGTCGTCGGCGCCGGGGTCGGAGTCACCGACGGAGGAACCGGCGGCGTCGGCGTGTCACACACCGGCTGATCCCTAGTAGCAGAGAACTCCGCGGTGGTTTCGTCAACCCGGGTCCAACCCTCAGGCAGAACACCACCAATCTGGAAACCCGGCTTCGCCACAGCAGTCGCCGTAACAGTCACCTTCCCATCCCTGACCTCAACCTTCGGCTCAGAAAACTCCAAACCCTCCACCGGATCAAACGAGGCACTCGGAGCCGTCGGCGTCAACGAATCCGCAGGACAAACACCCACATCAATCCTCGGAACAACCGGAGTCACACACGCAGGAACATCAACCTCACCGGTGTAGGTGGAAACCCCATTCACAGGAACACCCCAACCCGCACCAAGCCTGTCGGCATCAATCACGAACACCTCACCAGCCGGAGCAGCAGTAACGGTGTACCGGAACTTCCCACCCACAAACTCACGACTGGCCACCGCATAAACGATGCCCTCCGTGGTCGGCAACGTAACCTCAGGCTCACTAGGCGCGGTGGAACCAACCCTACAAACACTCGCCGAAACCACAGGCGCCACCGGAACCACCTTCTTGGCCTGACACACCGGCTGATCCCTGGTGGCAGTGAAGGTCGCAGTGGTCTCATCAACCCGGGTCCAGCCCTCCGGCAGAACACCACCAATCTGGAAACCAGGCTTCGCCGTAGCAGTAGCCGTGACCGTCACCTTCCCATCCCTGACCTCAATCTTGGGCTCGGAGAACTCCAAACCCTCCACCGGATCAAACACCGCAGAAGGAGGCGTCGGCGTCAACGAATCCGCCGGACAGGTGCCCACATCAATCCTCGGAGCAACGGGAGTCACACACCTCGGCTGCGTGACCGTCGTGGTGAAAGTGAAGGAACCATCACCATTGGCAACCCACCCCGCCGGCAGGTTCTGATCATCGATCTCCCTACCCGCAGCAGGCGTCGCGGTCACCTTCACCGTCACCTGATCCCCAGCCTTGGAGAACTCCGGAACCGAATACGTGATCCCATCAGTAGGACCAACCTCAACCGTCGGCTCCGACGGCTCCGACGCACCCGGAGCACACACCCCCGGCGTCACCTCGACCCTGCTCAGAACCGGTTTGACCACCGGGGTCACCGGGTTGGTGAGAGTTACCTCAACGGTCTTCATACCCTCAACCTTCACCCGGGCACTGTTGGCGTCCGGAATCCCATCGCTCACCCCGGCACCGGAGAACACCGGATCACCAAAATCAAACCCGGCCACCACCGGCACCCTCTCAGTCAGGGTAACAACCACACCGTTGGGAACATTGTTCAAAGTCTCCACGGTCCCATCAGCCCCGAGCGCCAGTTCGCCCGTGTAGGTTTCGCCATCGTATTCATAGGTCCAGGTCACCGGGAACACGGTGTCACCGGGAACATTGCCATTCACAACGGCTTTCTTCACACCGATGTGCCCAACCGTGTCACCAGAACCAGTACCACCACCCGAGGCGCTCTTCACGGCGGTGGACGTGCGCTTTTCGCCATCCACGGTCACGGTGTTGGTGAACCGTGATCCGTTGATGATCTTGGTGTCGGTTTTCACGGTCATGTTGAGCACATAGATCCGGTCGGCCTGGAAGTTCTGACCCTTGTTGTCGACGGTGACCTTAAGTACGTCCTTGTTTTCGTCGTGGGCGATGTTTACCGACGGGGTAGTCGAGGAATCCAGGTTGTGGCGGCACTCCGGGCTGGTGATTTCGGTCCAGCACTTCGGGGTGTTGGGGATCCAGAAGATCTGCATGCTGTCCCGCTGGAGGGTCAGCTTGGTGCCCTGAACCCCATAGGTGTCGGTGATCACCGTCCGGGAGCGATCGGCGATCTTGGCGCCGGGAACCACGATGTTCCAGCGAATACCTTTCGGATCGCCGCTGGCGAACCAGCCGCTCTTCTCGATGTCCGTGGGAAGTTTGGGGTTGTAGCCGATGCCCTTCTGCCCGTTCGGAAGCGGAACATCGACCTTGACGTTGCCACGGAGGGTGAAGACGAACTTGTCGGCCTCGGTGACTTTGATCACCTGGGCGCGCACCCACAGTG
This window contains:
- a CDS encoding CPBP family intramembrane glutamic endopeptidase, with amino-acid sequence MSKILMSQPIRSVSTPAENTVDRSWKPIIIYTALAFGLGWMMFIPGLLLNAGPTTLIGTIFSTTFMWTPAVAAAAVVRFIEKKPLFSTLKISLKGVWRKTLLWSLLSIPIAFILILASLGSSALLGTYHFDLTNLSEFQEVLETSGQTGLTTSQVWDAFWPRIAGVIPMLFLAGMVGALGEEIGWHAWLYPRLRDRLGVTASLALTAIIWGLWHAPAILLGHNYPDNPQLGVFMFIITCAGLTIPIQLLMNWGGSVWAAASAHAAINAIAPALLIFAPLNDVNHPYDPVAAAFTGWGGWPVVAILFIAGAIILKRDNTSQPSTPAAG
- a CDS encoding aminoacyl-tRNA deacylase produces the protein MDDTPALRRLRELGVEHTEVRHGPVGSVAEAAAVRGIEVRDLVKTIVVRRGAGDYVFVLVPGDREFSWPKLRTLLGVSRLSMPDAAEAKQVTGYERGTITPFGATHPWPVFADSSIVGRSISMGGGAHGVGVKLQADDAIAALDATVADLTAPSSHAG
- a CDS encoding Sir2 family NAD-dependent protein deacetylase gives rise to the protein MTNLGDVGGWFRTATGVATPAWGPGDGGFGRVSPDADLTAALNLFRGRPTVVLTGAGMSTGSGLPDYRGRDAVPRSPMTFQEFTGSDLSRRRYWVRSTVGWNWFEAARPGLAHLALAGLGRHTPLTGVVTQNVDGLHQAAGSEPVVDLHGNLARVVCLGCGRLSGRAELQVRLLKLNPEVAARLGDLSERARTAPDGDAEVEGMTGFTYPACPVCGGMLKPDVVYFGENARREVVEAANALFDAAEVLLVLGSTLTVMSGLRFARQAVKQGKDVIIAGDGVTRADDLATLRIHGRLEHILPFWADALRAG
- a CDS encoding sensor histidine kinase, yielding MNTHLSAPASRRSVIGSSLRALGRCLLLLTLWPVSIALFFAIWMAAALIPLGIGILLVPVAVKALRSLADWKRRMAYQWSGIRVESPYLPLPPAGPGFRGRFDEAVWLLKDPGTWRDFAWLFMDLYVSVVLACLGMAIVISGLLGLALPIIWEPFVKNWHNGGLYLFVPVNDATAPFMPIPGLLILLAGLLLAPWWVKLHNRFVRWALGPTKRTRMAALSQTRRETRDSSAAELRRIERDLHDGTQARLVAMGMTINTAQAMMRSNPEAAEALLTEAKNASATALGELRDLVRGIHPPVLADRGLGDAVRALAADCAIPAEVNVEIPERVGPALESAAYFAVSELLGNVVKHSGANRVDIDLRIENGELRISVTDDGRGGADPQTGTGLRGIERRLAAFDGVLAIQSPIGGPTSAHITLPVES
- a CDS encoding response regulator transcription factor, which produces MRVLIAEDQFLLRDGLSRMLQALGNEVVAVLQTASELRRALLTEDVDVAIVDVRLPPTFTDEGLRIAIEARKKRPGLPVLVLSQYVETLYARELMEDRRGGVGYLLKDRVLGGEQFLDAVQQVAAGGTCLDPEVVARILGRRTGRPPLDRLTPREIETLTHMAQGKTNAAIAKAMFVTEKAVAKNVNNIFGKLQLAPSGDDNRRVIAVLQYLEASDPDTSPQPQVAG
- a CDS encoding Ig-like domain-containing protein, with protein sequence MFRRSGARGGRKPLAVFLAILIAVAGLMVINPAARAAEVSAIDSGSIRVTKTDQGDSTIYMYSNVRVDANWSIPDGTGHAGDTFKMGLPEELGGIVGSFELKGKEGDPLVYGTCQVARAEVVCTLNATVEGKNNVGGSLWVRAQVIKVTEADKFVFTLRGNVKVDVPLPNGQKGIGYNPKLPTDIEKSGWFASGDPKGIRWNIVVPGAKIADRSRTVITDTYGVQGTKLTLQRDSMQIFWIPNTPKCWTEITSPECRHNLDSSTTPSVNIAHDENKDVLKVTVDNKGQNFQADRIYVLNMTVKTDTKIINGSRFTNTVTVDGEKRTSTAVKSASGGGTGSGDTVGHIGVKKAVVNGNVPGDTVFPVTWTYEYDGETYTGELALGADGTVETLNNVPNGVVVTLTERVPVVAGFDFGDPVFSGAGVSDGIPDANSARVKVEGMKTVEVTLTNPVTPVVKPVLSRVEVTPGVCAPGASEPSEPTVEVGPTDGITYSVPEFSKAGDQVTVKVTATPAAGREIDDQNLPAGWVANGDGSFTFTTTVTQPRCVTPVAPRIDVGTCPADSLTPTPPSAVFDPVEGLEFSEPKIEVRDGKVTVTATATAKPGFQIGGVLPEGWTRVDETTATFTATRDQPVCQAKKVVPVAPVVSASVCRVGSTAPSEPEVTLPTTEGIVYAVASREFVGGKFRYTVTAAPAGEVFVIDADRLGAGWGVPVNGVSTYTGEVDVPACVTPVVPRIDVGVCPADSLTPTAPSASFDPVEGLEFSEPKVEVRDGKVTVTATAVAKPGFQIGGVLPEGWTRVDETTAEFSATRDQPVCDTPTPPVPPSVTPTPAPTTTVTPRPVKPGLPKTGA